TCCGGCCCGTTCATCTTGGCCCACGAGGAGGCGGACGTGGAAACGAAAGAGTAGCCGCGAGACCGCTTACAGGAAGTCTTCGATGTGGTCTGCGACCTGGTCCGGCGTGTCGCCGACCGGGACGCCCGCGTCGTTGAGCGCCTGGATCTTCGATTCTGCCGTGCCAGCGCCGCCACCGCCGGAGACGATCGCGCCGGCGTGGCCCATGCGCTTGCCCGGCGGTGCCGTGCGCCCGGCGATGAAGCCGGCCACCGGCGTGTCCATGTGTTCGCCGATGAAGCGAGCGGCTTCTTCCTCGTCTTCGCCGCCGATTTCGCCGCACATCGCGACCGCCTTCGTGTCGGGGTCGTTCTCGAACTGTTCGAGCGCGTCGACGAAGTCCGTCCCGATGATGGGGTCGCCGCCGATGCCGATGGCGGTGGTCTGGCCGATGCCGCGCTGCGTGAGGTTGTCCACGACCTGATACGTCAGGGTGCCAGAGCGGGAGACGAGTCCCACGTCACCCTCCGAGAAGATGTTCCCCGGCAGGATGCCGAGTTTCGCCTCGCCCGGCGTGATGATGCCCGGACAGTTCGGGCCGATGAGCCGCGTGTCGACCTCGCTGAGTCGCTTGTTCACCTTGGCCATGTCCTGCTGTGGGATGCCCTCGGTGATGGCGACCACGAGGTCGACCGGCGAGTCGAGCGCCTCCATCACGGCGTCGGCCGCGAAGGCCGGCGGGACGAAGACGACCGCTGCGTTCGCGTTCTCCTCGCGGGCCGCGCCGCGCACGGTGTCGTACACCGGGATGCCGTCGACTTCCTGTCCGCCCTTGCCGGGGACCGCACCCGCGACGACGTTCGTGCCGTACGCCGTCATCTGGCCGGTGTGGAACTTCCCTTCACCGCCGGTGATGCCCTGTACCACTACGCGCGTATCGTCGTCGACTAGAATGCTCATTGTTCTTCCTCCGCGTACTCGACCGCTCGCTGGACGGCCGAATCCAGCGTCGACTCAACAGTGACGAGGTCGGTGTTGAGAATCTCCATCCCCTCCTCGGCGTTCGTGCCGGCGAGTCGGACGACCACCTTCTTCGGAATCTCGTCGAAGGATTCCAGCGCCTCGTTGATACCCTTCGCCACCTCGTCACCGCGGGTGATGCCGCCGAAGATGTTGAACACGACCGAATCGACGTTCTCGTCGGAGAAGACCATGTCCAGTGCGTTCGCGACGCGTTCCGCCTTCGCCCCGCCGCCGATATCGAGGAAGTTCGCCGGCGACCCGCCGTAGTAATCCACGAGGTCGAGCGTCGTCATCACGAGTCCGGCACCGTTGCCGATGATGCCGACGTTGCCCGACAGGCGGACGTAGTCGAAGCCGTAGTCGTTCGCCTTGGCTTCGAGCTCGTCGCCCGCGGCCTCGTCTTCCATCTCAGCGAGGTCTGGGTGTCGGAACAGCGCGTCCTCGTCGATGTTCATCACGGCGTCCGCACAGACGACCTCGTCGTCTGCCGTAATCATGACGGGGTTGACCTCGATTTCGGTCGCGTCCTTCTCGTCCCAGAGGTTGTACAGCGTGGTGAGGACGTTCGCCACGTCCATGGCCACGTCCTTGTCGACGCCGGCCTCGAAGACGGCCTCCCGCGCCTGATACGGCTGGATGCCGAAGGCGGGGTCGATGTGGACCCGCTCGATGGCCTCGGGGGTCTCCTCGGCGACCTCCTCGATGTTGACCCCACCCTGCGTGGAGACCATCGCCACCGGCTTGCCGACGGTGCGGTCCATCGTCACACCG
This portion of the Halosegnis longus genome encodes:
- the sucD gene encoding succinate--CoA ligase subunit alpha: MSILVDDDTRVVVQGITGGEGKFHTGQMTAYGTNVVAGAVPGKGGQEVDGIPVYDTVRGAAREENANAAVVFVPPAFAADAVMEALDSPVDLVVAITEGIPQQDMAKVNKRLSEVDTRLIGPNCPGIITPGEAKLGILPGNIFSEGDVGLVSRSGTLTYQVVDNLTQRGIGQTTAIGIGGDPIIGTDFVDALEQFENDPDTKAVAMCGEIGGEDEEEAARFIGEHMDTPVAGFIAGRTAPPGKRMGHAGAIVSGGGGAGTAESKIQALNDAGVPVGDTPDQVADHIEDFL
- the sucC gene encoding ADP-forming succinate--CoA ligase subunit beta; this encodes MKLHEYQAKGVFADAGLPVPESTLAETTDEVVAAANDIGYPVAVKAQVQVGGRGKAGGIKLVDNDEEAREAADAILGMDLKGLHVDKVLVESAVDFVNELYVGVTMDRTVGKPVAMVSTQGGVNIEEVAEETPEAIERVHIDPAFGIQPYQAREAVFEAGVDKDVAMDVANVLTTLYNLWDEKDATEIEVNPVMITADDEVVCADAVMNIDEDALFRHPDLAEMEDEAAGDELEAKANDYGFDYVRLSGNVGIIGNGAGLVMTTLDLVDYYGGSPANFLDIGGGAKAERVANALDMVFSDENVDSVVFNIFGGITRGDEVAKGINEALESFDEIPKKVVVRLAGTNAEEGMEILNTDLVTVESTLDSAVQRAVEYAEEEQ